A region of the Octopus bimaculoides isolate UCB-OBI-ISO-001 chromosome 30, ASM119413v2, whole genome shotgun sequence genome:
AAAGAAAAAGTCCGCATTTTTGACACAGCTGGTTTGGTATGTTGCGTTTGGTTCTTTGAACTTTCTACCTTACATTTGTCTgtgagcatgtacacacacacacacaccatcatcatcatcacctgttTTCCATCCCGGCATGAGCTAGTCGGTGTAACtggagctggtgagccagagagCTGCTCTAGTCATGAGTTTTGGCATCAGTTTTATAGCTGgacgtccttcctaatgccaaccactttacagaatgtattgggtagTTTGTACGTGTCACCAGGACAGATACccttcacatgtcactggcacgagtgcccTTTATGTAAAACCGGCACAGGTGCCCTTTACATGTCACCAATACAGTTacctttcatgtgtcactggcacaagtgccttttgtgtgtcactggcaatgaccatgattCACTTATTTTGATGTGACTTCTTAAATCGCCACATCTcccggtcccttgtcatttcctcagttaAGGCCCAACATCCAAAgttcctttctcaccacttcatcccacatcttcccgTGCCTACCCCTTTCACAGGTTTCCCCCACAGTGAGAGATCAACACTTTTTCACACTGCTGTCCTCATCTacatacatcacatgaccaatgTGATGCATGTGGATGCAGCGCAGTCCTCTCTCTTTGCATacaacatctgatgcttcttatgcctagtttttctcttaaaacatGTTCGGACACTTGTATAGTTTATACCAGTGTTTCTCAGCCTTTTTacccttactctctcttttactctttcacttgtttcagtcttttgactgcggccatgctggagcaccgccttactcgagaaaatcgaccccaggacttattctttgtaagcctagtacttattctatcggcctctttttgccgaaccgctaagttacggagacgtaaacacaccagcatcggttgtcaagcgatggtggggggacaagcacagacacacaaacacacatacatatatatatatatatatatatatatatatatatatatatatatatatatatatatacatatatacgacgggcttctttcagtttctgtccaccaaatccactcacaaggctttggtcggcccgaggctatagtagaagacacttgcccaaggtgccacgcagtgggactgaacccggaaccatgtggttggtaagtaagctacttaccacacagccactcctgcgccttgcataacccttaaaataaattgcatGTCTCGAAGAACCCCCTGCACCAAAAAATTATATACCgtatctttttcatatttttttcatcgtaGTTCCCTGAAAACATATCTAAAAATGTTCGTTAAACATGTGATGTGATTGTTCCGTTTTCCGTTTCTCTTGAAGGATGGAAGCAAACCAGATCTCCCAAAACAATATCTCAACTTTCCTGATGTAAGTATTTATTTGGTCTTTatctcttcttgttgttgttgttgccagtatggtcatgtgttgcgaatggatgaggacaactgtatgaaaatgtgtcacaccctaacagtggaggtaacctgtggaagaggtagacccaggaagacatgggatgaggtggtgaagcatgacctttgaacattgggcctcacagaggcaatgacaagtgaccaagacctttggacatatgctgtgcttgagaagacccggcagtccaagtgagatcatagctgtggccaatgccagtgttgcataactgacccatttaaaagcacccttcaattgttgagcattatgccgtgcttgtgaagacctgttgaaccataATCAaagccgatgccagtgctgcctgattggcacccttgctggtggcacgtacaaagcaccattcaagcgtggttgatgccagtgccacctgactggcacccttGTTGggagcacgtaaaaagcacccactacactctcaggatggttggcattaggaagggcatccaactgtagaaaccttgccaaatcagactggaacctggtgtagcctcctggcttgccagtcctcagtcaaatcgtccagcccatgccagcatggaaagcagatgttaaacgatgatgatgatggtgatgatatatatatatgtattgtttgtattttcctatttatgtattttatgtacgTGTTTACACACCCTTtgagtgtatataaacatgtgctgTATGTAGTGGTTCCTGTCTCTTTTGTCAGGGCTTTGTGTTGGCTTATGACGTGACCAACTGGGAGTCATTCCAGCGGCTGGACAAACTGAAGAAAGACATTGACAAGCATCGAGATAAGAAAGAGgtgagtctgtatatatatatatatatatatatatatatatacgtgtggaaaatgaacattaaccTTTATATTCTACTGACCAGATCAGGCTTTTCACGcctatcctacaatgccattctaaaaatagacaatcagatcgtcaaaatctcaaagctacaagataaaacatgattaaatataattatttaagcaAATATTGAGATAAGAAAGAAGTAAATCTGCATTGCATATACATGtggaaaatgaatattattaaccTTTTAGCTTTCAAACCGGCCATACCTGGCCCAAATATTGTACCAGTTTTAGGTTTAGACTGACCAGGTCAAGTTTTTCATGATACACACGATGGGGTGCTGAGAAgctcctggctttgagtaaaagaaattacaggaaggtcagttaattatgattttattgaaaatattcccctctcagattcacagacttattgcagcggtccttcagtttctctaaaagaactcagaaagttaagCCTCCAATAAGGCATTTCACGATACCCTTAgggccaggagcttttcagcaccccctcgtgtgtgtgtgtgtgtgtgtgcatacttgtatgtAATTGTTAGACAAGTCTCACGATTCACTCTCGTTCTCTGCTACAGGTTTTTATCATTGCTATTGGGAACAAAAAGGAGCTCCAAGACTGCCGCCAGGTTGACTACAATACAGCACAGTTGTGGGCCAATAAAGAGAAAGGTGGGTGGCCACATGCAGCACAGAATTTCTTCTCATCTCTTACTCTTcctcacaccctctctctctctccctctctttctctcactcatgaGTATATTTACCTGTAAGgtaaaagcagtgagctggcaaaatcgttagcacgccagataatatcatcatcatcatcatataacgtccgttttccatgctggtatgggttggatggttcaacaggggTTTGgaaagccaggaggttgcaccagtccctaatctgatttggcagagtttctacagctggatgcccttcctaacaccaaccactccttgagtgtagtgggtactttttacgtaccaccggcacaggggcaGAGAAGGCTGGCAATAGCCACGATCGgttggtgatttttacgtgccactagcacggaagccagtcaaggcgacgctggcatcggccacattcggatggtgctttttacgtgccactggcacacatatcacaactacaatttccatttgattttcgtTTTGATGCTGCTGTNNNNNNNNNNNNNNNNNNNNNNNNNNNNNNNNNNNNNNNNNNNNNNNNNNNNNNNNNNNNNNNNNNNNNNNNNNNNNNNNNNNNNNNNNNNNNNNNNNNNNNNNNNNNNNNNNNNNNNNNNNNNNNNNNNNNNNNNNNNNNNNNNNNNNNNNNNNNNNNNNNNNNNNNNNNNNNNNNNNNNNNNNNNNNNNNNNNNNNNNNNNNNNNNNNNNNNNNNNNNNNNNNNNNNNNNNNNNNNNNNNNNNNNNNNNNNNNNNNNNNNNNNNNNNNNNNNNNNNNNNNNNNNNNNNNNNNNNNNNNNNNNNNNNNNNNNNNNNNNNNNNNNNNNNNNNNNNNNNNNNNNNNNNNNNNNNNNNNNNNNNNNNNNNNNNNNNNNNNNNNNNNNNNNNNNNNNNNNNNNNNNNNNNNNNNNNNNNNNNNNNNNNNNNNNNNNNNNNNNNNNNtatatatatatatatatatatatatatatatatatatatatatgtatgtatacatatatatctttataatcaaggataaaaatctttctaagattttatcaagtagccatCATGTAATAAAATCGTACTGAAGTAGTAAATGTAGTACTTAGAGCCATTTCGcacctatttctagcatgtggtaCTACTCATTAgtgcccttattataattatatttatgtaattatatatatcttgtgtgtgtgtgtgtgtgtatatatatatatataaatagatagatagatatatagatatataaacatcaaGTAATATATCTACAATAACTAAGTACTCATTACCACATTGTTACTAAATCGCAGGGCCACaacttttaacacacacacacacacacacacacacacaaagtcaacCACAACACCCTgtcattctgtctgtttgtctctctctgttttttccaGGTAAATCCACTTTCCCTCTTGGCAGGAAGAACAAAGGAAATGAATGCTGAACTCCAGAAAATGCTGTCTCCTCATCTGACGTCCACATTCTAATGGCTATCTTCTCAATGCAGGGGGGGGAGTCGGTGGGGCGCAGAGGGGGGAATGAATGATAAGTGTGTGTCTTGCCCTTCCACGAAGTGGCCATACAGACTTCACAATTATATAATcttctctctcgcgctctctgatgtgtgtgtgtgtgtgcatgcatgtatgtgtgtgtaaatctctCTTATGATGTGAAGCTACTTTGTAAGGTGTCCATCAGTAtgttactctatctctctctttcttgtgtgtgtgtgtgtgtgtggtgctccagcatggccagagtcaaatgactgaaacaagtaaaacaataaaagaaatataaatacatatgtgtgtgtgtgtgtgtgtgtgtgagtaagtatttgtatgtatgtgaaaattcTGTctgtgttgatgtttttgttagtGTATACAGTTGTGCctcactctgtatgtatatgaaactttatatatgtgtatatatatatatatgtgtgtgtgtgtgtgtgttagtgtgtatatttttcctttttctttttttaactccggaaaaattatgtttaaatatatatgcgtgccaGTGTGTATCTGTTTTTCTACAGTTGTGTATatgattcagtgtgtgtgtgtgtgagagcatatatatctaatgttcttttgctttcctttttttaaagtttgttaaccttctagtcttctttttttttcttctctattgaTGAATGACTTCAGTTCGAAACGTCAAAACCATTTCTGTTCTATTGTACACACATCAAATGCTAAACAAATACAATTGTTGTCCTAATTTTGTTGtctctttgttgtttatttatttcttttataatacgtgtatgtatttataaatattttataactacGAATTTGGCTGTACGgttaaaagcatccactacactctcggagtggttggcgttaagaagggcatccaactgtagaaactctgtcaaatcagattggagcctggtgtagccatctggttccccagtcctctgtcaaatcgtccaacccatgctagcatggaaggcggacgttaaacgatgatgatgatatatatgtatgtttaattgctaaaaataaagaaagttatcaaATATTTAATGACTCTTTGTATTTTAAAGACAGGGGAGTATATTTGGCTGCAGTTTCTTGCATTTCTGAGTGCTGCAAATATGCCACTAGCATTAATTTAAGGATAAGGCAATCATGGAGGGTAAACTTTGTGAATGATGTTGGAGTGGGGAGGGAGTGAAACAGAGAGGGgcgagaaagagggaaagaaataggttgttatagagagagaaatagattgttgaagctagagagagagtgtgtgaggaaGAAATAGTGTTAAacggaggaagggagagaaagagaaacagagtgagaaagacagagagaaacagtgttaaaagagagagataaatagactgttaaacagagagagaaagagaatgctcgtgtaaaagagggagagaatgggCGTgcgattgagagagagagagaaagagaacgtttGTGTGCACGTACGCGTTTATTATGTAGAGGGAGGTAACTCGTATTTGAATTAaagatattctctctctttctctctcccttccctctctcttcatcCTTTGACAGTTTGGACGTTTGACAGCATTCGTTAATGACGTTGCAACGAGATTTCGTCTCTTTTCTCGGTCGTCTGCAAATCGCAGAAATCGAGGCCTGTCCTCACTTTAATATTTACAAGCGCATCTTTCCCTTTGCTTTCGTTCACCTCCCTCTGTGTCCTTCAGGATTGTCGTTGCTAGACCAGCGCTTCTTGCCATATGGTCATACCGTTCCAGTGTCCTTGTCTTTAAAAACTGTCCATAGGTCCTTATGTTGTCCAAGAACCTGGGGTCATTCTCATCATCCGTAATTCGTCACGACTTCTTTTTTGAAAATGAAAGGGAGTTCTTAGACAATAATGTAGAGTATCTTCCCTTGCATTAGGAACGAATCAGACGGATGAGTTCTTTGGAGAATATTTGCGACTTGTGAAGTTCTCCATCATAATTTTGCCTAGGGACCCTTTTCGTTCCTATTATCCTCTTCTGGGCCCCTTCctagctatttgatgtttaaaaaaatcctattttgttttcataatcaaatattattaagagTAGTATAAAAACCATTAATGTATTATTTTAAGGAGGAGAGCtggcacgccaggcgaaatgcctagcggtatttcgtctgccgttacgtattgagttcaaattccgccgaggtcgactttcatcctttcggggtcgattaaatatgtaccagttaatcactggggtcgatgtaatcgacataatccgcttgtctgtcccctctatgtttagccccttgtgggcaataaagaaataagtatttcgtctgccgctacgttctgagttcaaactccactgaggtcgactttgcctttcatcctttcggggtcgattaaataagtaccagttaatcactggagtcgatgtaatcgacttaatccctttgtttgtccttgtttgtcccctctatgtttagccccttgtgagcaataaagaaataaatgtattattttgtgtattgtaagaCGTGTAACGAATCTATCATGCATAAACTTTACTGGTCTGAAGCACAGTTTCTTCATGGCCCCTGAAAAATTACCGTGAACCCTTAATTTACTATAATGCTTCTTTATATAGAACcccctgtgtatatatttgtatatatatatatatatgtgtgtgtatgtatatatatatattgagtttatacctgtaattttgaattttatccctaatattattattatcatatatatatatatatatatatataatatacaaacaaacatatacataaatgtgtacatatatatctacatatatattatgtatcattgatacgtgtatttgtgtgtatacacttccatatatgtatacatgtatatatatgaataaaagcataaacaaatttgtttatatacacatacacacacacacacacacacacacacacatacaccaatgtgtgtttgtgttaattgGAATGTTGAGTAAGTTTTGGCAACAAATTCCCTAGTTGTTATTCACAACACCATAAGAATGTTGACTTTGGTTGAGCAACTTGTCAGTTTGTTGGCTGGTTGGGTGGCTGGTGTACTAGTTGTTGGGACAGGCACAGTTGGAGTGTCTTTGGCAACAAATCTGATGACCCAGGACTGGCCTAGAgctgaacaacaagaacaacaacagaggacacattatataatgtagtcccagatacactatgtctgaataaaagacaggatggtcaaaaCTGGTatggttttgatcataggtctgccggatcaggactgacctggggctaaaacaacaacaacaacaacaaggaaggcacactgaataatgtagtcctagatacactatgactaAATAAATGACAGAGTGATCAcatctggaacatc
Encoded here:
- the LOC106867646 gene encoding NF-kappa-B inhibitor-interacting Ras-like protein 2; this encodes MGKTSKILVCGQSSVGKTAVIEHMVYGNHVVGTPTMPTIEDIYTAVIETDRGVKEKVRIFDTAGLDGSKPDLPKQYLNFPDGFVLAYDVTNWESFQRLDKLKKDIDKHRDKKEVFIIAIGNKKELQDCRQVDYNTAQLWANKEKGGWPHAAQNFFSSLTLPHTLSLSPSLSLTHEYIYL